The Coffea arabica cultivar ET-39 chromosome 2c, Coffea Arabica ET-39 HiFi, whole genome shotgun sequence genome includes the window TCTTTTCCTCCATATTCAGCTTGGTCTTAGAGTAATTCTGGGTATTTATAATTTAGTTGGGAGAGATTTATTCTCCTAGCTGTTAATGGAAAAAACTTAGTAGTAGCCGCATAaatattggttttttttttctttctttctattttttcctctctcttggttgtACTTTTTAACTTGCTGAATTAGGACATCTACCCCCTACCATCAGACCATACTTCTATATGATTGAATCTTGATGTTTACGTCTTTCATTCACCAAACATGCCATAATTACTTTACTAGTTGTTCTTGGCTAGGGTTCTGAGGAATGTCTTAGCAATTTCTTTATAAGGTCTCTTGTGGTGTGGTATCAGCTATTTGATCTCATAGTGCTGAATCAAGGagcttcattttctttctaGTCTGTGCGACAACTTGTGTATATGAATCTCAAGCAGATCTCTTGTTTATTGTTATAATCTCATGAACATGGTGGTGGAAGAGCTGATATCTCTGCCTGTTCCTACCACACCATCTCCGGTCCTCAATGGATCTGCTTGTGTATTTTATTGTAAAACAGAGCTTTTCTATAGCTTCTCGAGCACTGATGCTTATTTAATGAAATTGCAATCCTTTTTGTCCCAATTTTCCTCATATTGGTATATGGATGTAATTAGGAGTCGATCTTTCGCTTGTTTTGTTGTGGTGTGctttcttctttaattttcctGATCTGTGTCTTTGTGGGAGCTTAACAGATGAGGGGAGTTGAAAAACAAAGCAGGATATAGTTAATTTGGTCATAGCTGTTtcttaaatttgggatagaatgtgggtttttttttttttttttaatttccaaTTCCTCCAAAAATCTGCAGTCCCATGTCTGCCACAAAGCTAAAAAGCTTCAGTGaatcttttcctttattctgTCTATACTTGAaagatttattatttttctgAAGCTTCTTGTGTTAAACAATTCTGTTTTGGGTGGGAAGGTGTTTTACGTTCATATCAAGGTGTGTGAGTCCAGACTTGTGTTATATACAGTTTTACGTATGCATTGTCATTCTCTTTTCTTACTCTTAAGAACAATGTGGAGTTGGATCCCGAGGAGTATGCTCGTCATGATGTGCAAGTGTCCATCCAGAACAATGTTACATCTGGCACTAATTTAACAGAAAGGTGTGATAGCGATCAAGCAAAATCTAGTGACCAAGTGAGCAAATTAAAATCAGATGACAAAGTTCAGGCATCTAGCCTGTATCTTGTTGATGGTAACTTACAGGTTTGTTCTGTACCACAGcttttgctttatttatttacttttaaaatcTTGGGCCTCACATTCTATTTTGATTATCTCTTTCTGTTTCCTTGCAGAAGGCAAGTCTGAGTAATCCAAGTTTGTTGAATGGTTTGGACAAGTTAAACATGATGGGGAATAACATGGATTTGCAGTCACTGCTGGAGTATGAGGAGTTGCAAGATAAGGAAATAGAGGATGCACAAGAGCATCGGCGCCGATGTGAAATAGAAGAAAGAAATGCACTTATGGCTTATCGGAAGGCCCAGAGAGCCTTGATTGAAGCTAATGCGAGATGCTCTCAACTCTACAGTAAAAGGGAATTATACTCGGCACAGCTTCGATCTCTCATGATGGAGAACCCAAATTTGGTTGTCTCCCTAAGACAGCATGATCAGGTAGAAACCCAATTGGATTCTTCTAATTATGTTTCTGATGTTAATGAGCATCAAATACCCGCATCCAGCCATCAAGTGCACACTGGATCTGATATTAATGGCATACGTGGTTATGATAGTAATGTACCTCCTGCAAACGATCACTATCAGAACCTGTCTAATATGCATGTGAGTGGGCAGAACTTGGTATCTGATCCTTGCTCCAAGCGTGAGGGAAGTCCTTCAGAGGGTCACAAGCAACCTGTGTCAAATGGTGTCTGCTCCCCTTCTGGTGATTTAAGTCAGTCATCTTATCAGGAAGGTGAGATATTTGAATTTAACCATAAATCTgctcaagaaaatatagaatcTGAAAGAACATCAGAATTCAACAAAGATAGGGAAAAGGACATCTATGAGGAGTCTGAAAGACAACCACCATTTGATAGTTCTCAGGACTGTTTTCTTCTTGAAGCGTCATTAAGGTCACAGCTCTTTGAAAAGCTAAAGacaaaaaaattgccaaaaaaggGGACAACCCAGGGCACGGAAGATTTAGTtgaaagaaatgatgaaaatgatgacaGTAGACAGATGATGGAGACTGATACTGCAGATGTACCATTGTCTGAGGCAGAGAATGGCAAACATTCAGATTATGAAGGTAATATTTCTTCTTGAGGATTTACCTGTTTGTCCTGTGATCCTTTCTCAATAGTTCTGGGTAGAGCATTAAAGAAGTCCAAAGTCATGAGAATGGAAATTTTATCTTACTGTAAGGAACTCCAGAGTACACCTGCTACTTTGTTCTTTTGCAAATGTTCTATTTATTGCTATTTGTCATTCCATTGTGTAGATTTATTTTTTGACTTGACTCTCTAATTAAATCTTGGATAAATAGTGAAGAAATCTATTTGTGCAGTCACCACCTCTCTCTCCAGTAAACGTTGTTTTCGATGCTGTATGACAAACTCGCTTTCATCTGATTGGAAGCCAATTATGTGACTTGCACCGTGCGGAGACtctcttccccctccccctctcctTTTGATATGTCTACCAAGTGGAGACTTCGATGATCCATTTTGTCTCAGATGTTTGTAATTGTACATGTTGACTCTTGCTGTCATGTATCCTGGTTTATGATCTTTATTTTTGTAACTTGATATTTTCTGTGATTTTACAATTTCTCCTTTTGGTACAGATtatagcaaggaagaaagatgTCCTGAACTACCAGTCCAGATTAACAACCAGTTTGATATTCCGCATTCAGAGCATGCATCTTCCTCCCAAGATGTTTGTATGGGTAGTTGTATTTCTCTGGGAAGTCAAGAATTTAAAACCTCTGGCACTTTTCTCTTGCCGTCAATGAAGAGTGCATTTAGTGCCCTGAAGTTCATAGAACTTTGCAGTGTGCTAGAGTCCAATAATGCAAGTAGAGGTATGCTCATATCCGATGTTGATGAGGAGAATGAGGATAACTGGGTCACTTGTAAAAGCAAGCCTAGTATATCAAACTTGGATTTGCCTGAAACTTCAATCGACTTATTTGTTGGACAAAGTGGGTATTACTCCTGCAATCTAGCTATTGACCCATTCTGGCCACTTTGTATGTATGAACTCCGAGGAAGATGCAACAACAGTGAGTGTTCTTGGCAGCATGTTAGAGACTACTGCTGTGACAACATGAAACATGATAGTACTGATTATTCTGGTAATGTTAAGTTCGCTTAATCTCTAATATGAATCATGAAATTCTTTTTTATACAAtgtctgtttttcttttgtagTTGTTCAGGTCAGAAGACAATCACCCAGGGAACAATTTGACGGTGCTATGGTGCGTAGGAAGTCTCTGAATCACGTTGATTTAGCTGCCCCTACTTATGTTGTCAGCTTAGACATTCTGAAACCTGATTCACAATCATTTATACCTACTTCATCTCAAGGTTATGGACAATGCTGGGGGAAGTGTTTCAGTGCTTTCTTGGTTTTGTCTAGTTTGTGTCCGATGGTTTCACAATCAAATGAGCCATTTTTGCATGGCACTCAAGCTCGTATAGAGGTCCACTGTAGCTGGAATAGACAGACATCTTATTTTAACAACAGAAATGGGACACTGGTTTGTCAAAGAATCCTTTCCTTCTTTGGGTAGTTTGTTTATGAGTCCTCATCCTTGTGGCTTCcaatttcatttacttgattgtTGAATTACTGCCGGCCTTTTGGCTTTGAGGTGGAATGCTTATTTTCATGGAGTTGATCTTTTGGATAGGAAAGTATAGGAATTGGTGAATGTTCATGTTTCTGCCTTTCTAGAGTTTAATCTTTAATGGAGTCTTTATATTGTGTTCCCTCTTTCCTAAACAGAAAATGTAACTTCGTTAATGTCGTAAATCTTGAAAATGTTCTTCTGAGATGTCAATTCCAATTTGCTTTTCATTTTGGAACATCAAATTTTGTTGTGGTACAGGATCTATAAGCAGATAAATACTTGAagtgtttattttattaaaacaaaatACTGGAAAGACAAGCACTCCTAGGTTCCTTAACTTTCAGTGCATATCTGCTTAGAAGACAGCAATTCCCTAGTGTTTGCTATTGGCATTCATAtctatttctgttttggaacACATGAAGTCATTACCTATGATTTGTGCTTGTAGTGTTGCTTATGCACtctcttggattctcatggtAGATGTTGTTCATATCAATCTATTTATACTTAAAGTGGGGTAGCTCATGCTGGAATTATGAGGATCCGCCTAGCTTTTTTCCTTTGCTCCTTGTAGAACTCTGTCTTCCTTCCCCTTCAACTGATTCTTGTTTTACTTTGTGCTAGTTTAGCGTGTGTTTCTGCTAGCGTTTTGCATTTAATTCAGTGTAGTACACCTTCTAATATTGCAATTTTGGTAGGCTCTCCAGATGAATTGTTTTCTCATTTTCATGGGTATATAGCAATTAACTTACATATTCTTGGGGTTTTCTTAGGGTCAAATTGATCAATGTGTCGTTGATGCTGACCAATCCCTGGAAATAGCTCTCCTTAATTTCAATCAGGAGGCTGACAAGTATAAAGCAAGGATGCAGGTATTAAATGGTTATTGAGTTGGACCAGAGTATTCAGTTTGGAAGGATTTTGTTCTCATTCCATTATCTAAAATATTTAGGCTCTTAAAGTTCTTGCTCAAGCCATTGAGGACAATCCCACATCTGCAGTTCTTTGGATAGTTTACTTGCAAATTTTCTACAGTAATCAGAAGGCAATTGTAAAGGATGACTTGTTCCGATATGCGGTATGtatgtttcttttattttctataCAATGAAGAATTGGAAGTTCGAGACTCCTCAGTTGTGCCTTTTGGATTCAATGTTTGATATAACCGTGTCATTATTGAAAGATTTCTATGAGTTTTATATGAAAATAAAGGCGTGATGAGAGCAAAGGTATCTTATTTAGATAGAAGGTCTTCACAATATCAAAGTCTTCAGGATTTGATATTCACTACCATTTTTGCTAAATGGTCATAAACAAACTATTAACATTTAGTACTGTTTCTTttctgtctttctttttttgaataTATTCTTGTTCTTGCCCTATTTTCCCTGTCCCAGTTCCTGGATtactctttcttctctctttgttTCCTGTTGTTTATTCATGGTATTAAAAACAGAGGTGCATTATGACGACCTTAGTGATATTTATTAGTCTTGCTTGCAATCGTCCCTGTTCTTCATGGGGAAAAATATCACTTGTTCACCAAACTTCTGTTATTGTTGTCTAGGTTTCCAGTTTTGTGTTTATTTCAGTACCAGGAGTTTATGAACTGCTTTATTTGATTTCCAGGTTGAATACAACAAAGAATCTTATGAACTCTGGCTTTTATACATTAACAGTCGTGTACAGCTTGATGATCGGCTGGCTGCATATGATATTGCCCTATTGGCTCTTTCTCACCATACGTCTACTTCTGATGGAGATGCCATGCGCGCAAGCCATTGCACTTTGGATATATTTCTGCAGATGATGAATTTTTTGTGCATGTCTGGCAGTGCTGGTATGGCCCTTGAGAAGATCTCTGGGCTCTTTTTGTCCTCTAAGAAATCTGACAATAACCTTCAACTTTCTCTTCCTGATATTGTTACTTGCCTGACCATTTGTGACAAATTCATCTTCTGGATCTGTTGTGTGTATATACTTCTATATAAGAAATTGCCTGATGCTGTGGTACAGAAATTTGAATGTAGGAAAGAATGTTCTGCTATAGAGTGGCCTTCGGTTTCTTTAAGATCTGATGAGAAGCAACAAGCTGCTTCACTCTTGGAATTAGCTGTTGATTCACTAGCATTGTACATGGATCATGAATCACTTGAAAATGAAACAACTCTAAGGGCTGCACACCTGTTTGCTCTCAACCATGTTAGATGTGTATCGGTCCTGGAGGGCCTCGAATGCAGTAGAAATTTGCTTGGAAAATATATCAAGTTGTATCCGTCATGTTTAGAACTTGTTTTGATGTCAGCTCGGGCTGAATATGACTTGGGGGGCTCCAATTTTAATGGATTTGAGGAAGCTCTTAGAAACTGGCCGGATGAAGTTCCTGGCATTcattgtatttggaatcaatATGTTGGATGTGTCTTCCAGAGTGGGAAATTTGATTTTGTGAAGGACTTAATGGACCAATGGTTTCATTCTGTTCTGGAGGCAAGATATTCTGATTATGGAGTTTTGCAAGCTAAAGATGAGAAGTCAGATAGTTCACTGATGTCAATTTCAGTGTCAGATCTCCATGCTTGGTTTTTGAGTTGTGGTCAGAATGACACTGTGTTCGGGATGCTCAATCTTTCATTGTATAAATTACTGCAGAACAATCAATCCGAAGCTCAAGCTGCATTAGATCTGGCACTGAAGGCAGCTGCCGCTGATAATTACCAGCATTGTTTGAGAGAACTTGTCCCGTTTTTGCTTATAGGTAGTATCAGAGATAAGGGGGTGGTTCATCTCAAAGGCATATTGAACATTCTGAATGTTCATCTGGTTGATGTTCGAGCTTCACTTGGCGCAGAACCACTGTCGCGagatttcattcaaaaaatcaaGAAGCCTGTTGCCCGACAGCTTGTCAGCAAGTTGTTGAGTCCAGCTTCAGCTGACTTTTCTTTGATGAGCTTGGTTCTTGAAGTATGGTACGGTCTTACTCTGTTACCCCGTGTTTGTGATAAAGTGACGGATTTGGTGGACTTTGTGGAAGCCCTGATGGAGATTCTGCCTTCTAATTATTTGCTTGCATTTTCTGTCTGCAAAAAGCTTAGTTCCAATGCCACAAAGTGCTCTGCCAGTTTATCTTTCTGGGCAAGTTCACTCTTGGTAAATGCACTTTTTCATGCTGTTCCTATAGCACCAGAATATGCATGGGTGGAAGCAGCAGATGTTTTGCATGATTTGACGGACATTAAGTGTATACAGGAGAGTTTTCACAAGAAAGCTGTATCCGTATATCCGTTTTCCATCAAACTCTGGAAATCTTATCTCCGTTTATGCGAGACTGAAGGAAATGTGGGATCTGTTAAAAAAGctgccaaagaaaaaggaatcgAGCTGGACTAACAATATGTTCATGAAAGAATGTCAGGTTGGTTGCTTTGGCAATCAGCTGAAGCAAATTTTGGGGAAACGTGTATCTGTTACATTTAGGCAAACTTGCTAGATGATGATTGAGTAAACATAGTTGTGTAAATACTTGAACCGTCAGTATATGTGACATGTCGGTTTACAGGATAGTCGCCTGGTGCTCTGGAACTCATTCCTGTGCATCCATATTAGTTCTGTCTTCTCTTTTGTGAACGAGCTAGACTGGATCATATGCGGTTACCCAGTTTAGTTCTCATTACCAGTGTATCTTCGCATAAGAgttttgagttataaatatccaGTCATTTATAGTTTATGCACTCTGGTCAGAGCCCAGAGGAAGGAATTGAAGCTTGAGGAATTGAAGCTTGTGTGTTTTCTGGTGCAATGTTTTTTCATTTGCAATGAATGGACGGAGTGAGCAAGCATCTTGGTctgctttcatttgtttataCGCGGATCTTCGGAGGGTTAAATAGAAGGATGGTCAGGGTGACAAAAGTATGGAGCTAACGGAAGCTAAATACGTAAATACTTGCGGGAGAGGTAAAATATGAGCATTGTGCTTTGAGAATACATGAATTAGACTGGTACAGCCATGAATCTTATGCGGTAACTCTCTATTCCGCCTCTAGGTCAAACTCATATTCTCCGTGATTGTGATATCTTAtatttttttggtagaaacaTGTAGAAAGGTAAGGAAGCTATATGTCATAGTAAGATAAGAAGTTTCTGGTGAAATCAATGCGAAGTTGCTATTATAACGTGTTTGAGACCCGTACTTTTGACTCGGTGTAAGAATATAATTGCAACTCAAGAGTCATAGaaattattattaattataagTTTTTTTATGAAACAATTATTTATAAGTTGATGATAGTATCAAATCACAGTTGAGGCAGAGTCTTGACTCCTTGTAAGGATGCTTCTATAGAGTCCAATTAGCTAGGATGTAAGCTAAACCTTATTATGAAATGTAGAAGATTGTAATTCTCATTATGGTAGCTAATaaatactccctccctttttttttataactgatgtttaaggttttgcacaccaattaagaaaagtttttcattgcttaaatctgtatactactttccttttgtaccctcattaattgtccaattcaccTATGGAGGGGCAGATAATTACTAGGGTTGTTACAAAGAGAGAAGCAATAATTACTAGGAGTAATAATTAAGAACCATGTATTGGAAAAGAGAggtaaaagggtaaaattgtgaaaaaataattaatactgtatggggataataaaacgacagataaaagtacactagagtaaatttcttaaacgtcagttataaagaAGGGAGGGAGTATTAATTGTGAGAACTAAAAACTTGTTACGAGTATTCTCACACGCTTGCATTTTGCAAATTGGGACAATCAAGGTTCATTGATAActcaataaaaaatgaaaattttgaaaagctaTTAAAGAGAAACAAAAGTTGCTCAACAAAATTATCATGGAAAAAATAATGgcataaaaataaacaaaaaattacTCATGGAGAAAATGTTATATGTAAGTTGAAAACAAAGATAGCTTGAAATTATTGGCTTCAGTAGATATGATTCATATGCAAACCAATCCTATCAAAAAagtgtttatttttctttgaattGTTGTTTATCTTGTACAAGAAATTCTTGTTTTGCTCAATTTAATATAATGTTAAGTTATCCATCTTTCGTTATCTAGCAGTAATGCTCGATTTAAAATAAATCTATATCACTAATTTGTAGCATAACTTTTTTTTCAACATAAAACTTCTCAAAATAGAATTTATAATTAAATATTTCAACAGTTTTATTTTGGCTGAGCGACATATTTTGGCGTGGGCGACAATTAAGGTTAATCCTATGGTTGAATTTGAACCATTAGAATCtatattttgaagaaaagaattgaaatttaagTGTACATCAATTGTGATCCTATATTATTGTACTCCATATTACTATTTGCAATTCCAAAACTcgcacttaaaaaaaaaaaaaaaaaaaaactcaaaagacAGCCTTTTAAATTGTAAACCTCATTAAGGAGTAATTCTTCTATTATTATGATTTATTTTTGGTCGTCCGACAGGAGCAAACCTCTTCTTTTCTCAGTGCTTATACCCTAGTTGTCAATAAAACCTCAGCAGTTGGAGTATTTCGCAGAGCTTATATCCTTTTTCATGCTCATGAGAATCTTTCTTAGCTAGGGTTCTGGTTAGGCTTTCATCTGGTTGATAGAACTTCGTTAGAGTAGAAATGAATAATCTGAAGCTCTCATGGGAGCTACCGTCGAAGCTTCAATTACACTCGGAAGATGAAGTTGTCCAATTTGCAGCATTTGATATTGAACGCAACCGTATCTTCTTCGCCTCCTCGGCCAACTTCATATACACAACTCATATTCCATCTCCTCAAGTAATCTCTTTTTCCTCTGAATCGTTTTTCGTTTCAGTTTGTACTGTCTATCGTATTCTTCTTTTCGCTTTGGCGCGGAAGATTTGAATTATTgttgtaaaaaaaaagttttaaccTTGACAAATTGAGTAAAGAAAAAGGCTGGGCTTTAATTCAATTTGTGCTAATTGGCATGCATGAAAGTAGTAGCGATTAGATATGAAATCATTTACGCCTATTATCAATGATGGTTGTTACGGAGGGTTTGAACAATGGATTAGTAAATTCCAAAAAGTGGCTTGAGAGATAGGTCCCTGTAAATGATcaagattttgcaaaagaaCAAAGCTTCCCTACCCATTTAGAGGTCCGGAACCAAGCTGACCAATACAATTACGAGGACTAcgttctttatttctttttttttaacccccTAATAACTGATCAGTGCCATCTAAAAGGTCTTTGGCTGAATATTTACTCTTCCAGCTTGTTGTTTCGGTAGTTGTTACATGTGTATAAAGAGGAGTgtagacatacctgacatgtgGGATTTTGTGCCAGGATGAAGGAACATGGGGTTCAGCTTCATTATCTGCAGCAGCTGACTCTATTGATATGGAACCGGGAGATTACATTACTTCCATGGATTATCTGATGGAGAAGGAAGCACTGATAATTGGGACTTCGTATGGGCTTCTCTTGCTATATATTGTGGATGATGGTACCACAGAAGTGGTCGGGCGAGTGGAGGGTGGCATAAAGTGCATTTCGCCTAGTCCAGATGGAGATTTGCTTGGTGTCGTTACTGGCTTCGGTCAAATACTAGTGATGACGCATGATTGGGATGTGCTATATGAGATGGCACTGGATGATCATCCTGGGGATGTTGACGTACGTAAGGACTTCTTCCTATATTACTTGATCTTTTTTTACACTGCTAGCTCTTCATATCAAGTTGGTGTGGGTAATTAAGCCTTTTGATAATCTACCTTTTCTTTCAGATGAACCAGCTGTCTCCTCCAACTATTCTTGTGAGAGTCCCATTTCTTGGCGAGGTGATGGCAAATTCTTTGCAACCCTAAGCAAAGTGCATGATGCACTTCCCTTACGTAAAAAACTTAAAGTTTGGGAACGAGATTCAGGTGCACTTCACTCTGTCTCAGAACCAATGGGTTTCATGGGAGCAGTTTTGGACTGGATGCCCAGTGGCGCAAAAATTGCATCTGTTTATGATCGAAGGGAAGAAAAGAATTCCCCATCAATAGTTTTCTTTGAGAAGAATGGGTTGCAACGAAGCTCATTTGGTGTTAATGATAACACTGATGTAAAGGTAGACTCTTTGAAGTGGAATTGTAACTCTGAGCTTCTTGCATTTGTGGTTAGAGGTGAAGATCATGAGTCTATCAAGATTTGGTTCTTCAATAATAATCATTGGTATTTGAAACAAGAGATTAGATACTTAAAGCAGGATGGAGTTAAATTCATCTGGGATCCAACAAAGCCACTACAGTTGATAAGTTGGACTGTCGATGGCCAGATAATGATATACAATTTCATGTGGATCACAGCTGTCATGGATAACTCAACAGCATTTGTAATTGATGACTCCAAGATACTAGTCACCCCACTTTCTGTTTCTCTGATTCCCCCTCCTATGTATTTATTTAGTTTAAAATTTCCCAGTGCAGTTCGAAGTATGGCTTTCTTTTCTCACGGTTCTAAACATAATCTGGCCACATTTTTATCAGATGGCAGGTTGTGTATTGTAGAGCTTCCTGAAATAGATATGTGGGAGGAGCTAGAAGGCACTGAAGTCAGTGTTGAGGCTGCCTCATGTGATATTGGATTTGGATCTTTTACTCACCTGGCATGGTTGGACTCACATGTACTTCTTAGTGTTTCTCATTTTACCGTTAATCAGATTAATTGCTCATTAGGAAACTTTTCTAGCAAGGATGGGCTGCCTGCCTATTACCTGCAAGAAATTCAGGTCATGTGTTCTGAAGATCATAAACCTGGTCCTGTAACATCCACAGGCTGGCAAGCTAAAATTTCCAACCAAATTTCTGTTGAAGAACGGGTAATTGGAATAATCCCTGGCCCACTAAATAGATGTTCAGCATATATTCAGTTTGATGGTGGAAAAATAGTCCAATATTTGTCGAAGTTAGGGGGCAACAGAGTGGTTCCTCTTCAGAAATGTGATGACATGTGTTTCTCATCATCATGCCCATGGATGACTTTGGCTCTTGCTGAGGGGTTCGTGTCACAGAAGGCTTTACTTTTTGGACTTGATGACAATGGAAGGCTTCAAGTCGGTCGAAGGATATTATGTGACAACTGCAgcagtttctcattttattcgaATGCCACAGACCAATCAATAGCACATTTGATTCTTTCAACTAAACAGGATCTGCTATTTATTGTAGACATTGCTGATATTCAAAATGAACAACTGGCTGTTAAATATGGGAATTTCCTACCTGCTTTCAAGACTAGAACTGGAGATGATGGAAGAAACTATATAAACATATGGGAAAGAGGTGCTAGGGTTATAGGTGTGCTACATGGAGATGAGTCTGCTGTCGTTATTCAAACAATTCGTGGAAATCTTGAATGTGTCTACCCAAGGAAACTGGTTCTGGCCTCAATCATCAATGCCTTGGTCCAGGGGCGCTTTAGAGATGCGCTATACATGATACGGCGACATAGGATAGACTTTAATGTTATTGTTGACCACTGTGGTTTGAAAGCCTTTATTCAGTCAGCTCCAGAATTTGTGAAACAGGTGAGCAACTTGAGCTATATAACTGAGTTTGTTTGTGCTATCACAAATGGAAATGTGATGGAGACGTTGTATAAGGATTACATATTGCTACCTTGTCAAAAGGAGTTGAACACTGTAAAATCTGGATATGCTGACAATTCTGATAGTAACAGCAAGATTTCTGCTGTCTTGTTGGCGATAAGAAAGGCCCTGGAGGAGCAAATAGTGGAAAGTCCTTCAAGGGAACTTTGCATTTTGACTACATTGGCTCAAAGCCAACCTCCAGCTCTTGAGGAGGCTTTGACAAGGATAAAATTTGTCCGACAAATGGAGCTATCAGGTTCTGATGGTCCAGGACGGAACAATTATCCTTCTGCTGAGGAATCTTTAAAGCATCTGTTGTGGTTGTCTGATCCAGAAGCAGTTTTTGAAGCTGCTTTAGGAATTTATGATTTGAAACTAGGAGCTATGGTTGCATTAAACTCACAGAAGGATCCAAAAgaatttcttccatttcttcaagaatTAGAACGTATGCCAGCTGCATTAATGCAATATAATATTGACCTTAGACTGCAAAGGTATGAAAATGCTTTGCGACATCTTGTTTCAGCTGGAGATGGTTATTATGAAGATTGCATGAGGCTCATGAGAAGTTATCCTCAGCTCTTCCCCTTGGGTCTGAAACTCATCAGCGATCCTGTTAAAAAAGCACAAATTCTTGATGCATGGGGAGATCATTTGAGTTCAATGAAATCCTTTGAAGATGCTGCTGTCACTTACTTGTGTTGTTCTTCTTTGGAAAAAGCTCTGAAAGCTTATCGTTCTTCTGGTAATTGGAGAGGAGTTCTTACAGTTGCTGGGCTGATCAAATCTGGGAAGGAGGAAGTAATACAGCTGGCATATGAACTCTGCGAGGAGCTCCAGGCACTTGGTAAACCAGGAGATGCTGCCACAATAGCCTTGGAGTACTGTGGTGATGTCAAGGCAGGTATTGATCTTTTGGTTAGTGCAAGGGATTGGGAGGAGGCTCTGAGGATTGCCTTCCTTCACTTGAGGGATG containing:
- the LOC113725506 gene encoding uncharacterized protein isoform X5, whose translation is MVGLSSRASQQSDHLKSSEKNRGPFVPFVISFSDDESGSDSDDSRRNTLATKDQTQRVDRSGRPPVSSLQRSQKLLQNKTKKARLVNREAFPSRPFVNGATSWNCRQMPSSRSFSTAQKGVASDHGSLQKSIVHVNTNKRQLQDLRQLIAIRESQLKLKSTQQTKNSVGGSGSDGKFKNPGNPGNRVRKDSGFDLRGEFNKADKKRLKTGEPQCSQLDLDNNLHSLQPILTSGKSRVDNSGKESVDDHDHRSKKLSLGTSLSGVQKQSEARDSLSLENPLNTAIAGNSTVAINIQCARNPKQGDPVIWLKQSGQIGKRATGDFPNRSNNVELDPEEYARHDVQVSIQNNVTSGTNLTERCDSDQAKSSDQVSKLKSDDKVQASSLYLVDGNLQKASLSNPSLLNGLDKLNMMGNNMDLQSLLEYEELQDKEIEDAQEHRRRCEIEERNALMAYRKAQRALIEANARCSQLYSKRELYSAQLRSLMMENPNLVVSLRQHDQVETQLDSSNYVSDVNEHQIPASSHQVHTGSDINGIRGYDSNVPPANDHYQNLSNMHVSGQNLVSDPCSKREGSPSEGHKQPVSNGVCSPSGDLSQSSYQEGEIFEFNHKSAQENIESERTSEFNKDREKDIYEESERQPPFDSSQDCFLLEASLRSQLFEKLKTKKLPKKGTTQGTEDLVERNDENDDSRQMMETDTADVPLSEAENGKHSDYEDYSKEERCPELPVQINNQFDIPHSEHASSSQDVCMGSCISLGSQEFKTSGTFLLPSMKSAFSALKFIELCSVLESNNASRGMLISDVDEENEDNWVTCKSKPSISNLDLPETSIDLFVGQSGYYSCNLAIDPFWPLCMYELRGRCNNSECSWQHVRDYCCDNMKHDSTDYSVVQVRRQSPREQFDGAMVRRKSLNHVDLAAPTYVVSLDILKPDSQSFIPTSSQGYGQCWGKCFSAFLVLSSLCPMVSQSNEPFLHGTQARIEVHCSWNRQTSYFNNRNGTLGQIDQCVVDADQSLEIALLNFNQEADKYKARMQALKVLAQAIEDNPTSAVLWIVYLQIFYSNQKAIVKDDLFRYAVEYNKESYELWLLYINSRVQLDDRLAAYDIALLALSHHTSTSDGDAMRASHCTLDIFLQMMNFLCMSGSAGMALEKISGLFLSSKKSDNNLQLSLPDIVTCLTICDKFIFWICCVYILLYKKLPDAVVQKFECRKECSAIEWPSVSLRSDEKQQAASLLELAVDSLALYMDHESLENETTLRAAHLFALNHVRCVSVLEGLECSRNLLGKYIKLYPSCLELVLMSARAEYDLGGSNFNGFEEALRNWPDEVPGIHCIWNQYVGCVFQSGKFDFVKDLMDQWFHSVLEARYSDYGVLQAKDEKSDSSLMSISVSDLHAWFLSCGQNDTVFGMLNLSLYKLLQNNQSEAQAALDLALKAAAADNYQHCLRELVPFLLIGSIRDKGVVHLKGILNILNVHLVDVRASLGAEPLSRDFIQKIKKPVARQLVSKLLSPASADFSLMSLVLEVWYGLTLLPRVCDKVTDLVDFVEALMEILPSNYLLAFSVCKKLSSNATKCSASLSFWASSLLVNALFHAVPIAPEYAWVEAADVLHDLTDIKCIQESFHKKAVSVYPFSIKLWKSYLRLCETEGNVGSVKKAAKEKGIELD